A window of Nitrospirota bacterium contains these coding sequences:
- a CDS encoding response regulator, translating to MKILVVDDEKNILKLYQAELEDEGYDVVTANSGREALEVFERENPDIVTLDILMPDMDGIQVLRQMKERRSTVPIIMLTAYDYRDDFSVWVSDAYVVKSSDLTQLKATIKQLLSKTASS from the coding sequence ATGAAGATACTCGTTGTCGATGATGAGAAGAATATATTGAAGCTCTACCAGGCGGAGCTCGAAGACGAGGGGTACGACGTCGTCACCGCCAATTCGGGGAGAGAGGCGCTGGAGGTCTTCGAGCGGGAGAACCCGGACATCGTTACCCTCGACATCCTCATGCCCGACATGGACGGCATCCAGGTGCTGCGGCAGATGAAGGAACGGCGCTCCACCGTGCCGATCATCATGCTTACGGCGTACGATTACCGCGACGACTTTTCGGTATGGGTTTCGGACGCCTATGTCGTGAAGTCGTCGGACCTCACCCAGCTGAAAGCTACCATAAAGCAGCTCCTGAGCAAGACGGCATCCTCGTAA
- a CDS encoding ATP-binding protein, which produces MRKDEPFSSLTGKLLIAIGTLVLVVSSVFWFFLIKYQEKELLKSFVRYGTSFTDNVKKSTRYGMLTSESLIIQQTIEAVASTEGVMRVRIYNCTGRIAHSSLKEERGATLPLTAPACAACHAGQRPAAAQKWFISKGDGGFRVLNVVQPVYNEPACYVSSCHVHPRNKRVLGFVEANFSLELMDMAIEQQSFAISAYVLVFLGVLSVVLCTILWKLVSTPVHMLAEGMRKVAAGDLDHKVIINTKDEMGELAQSFNAMTEDLSRAKGELLDWGRMLERRVAEKTDMIKRTQAHLIQSEKLASLGRLAAGVAHEINNPLTGIVTFGHLLYRKFPEGSEEKEDVKLIIEQAERCSNIIKGLLGFARGASPEKTDADINVLLKGSLDIIGHKADFFNIKIVVDLADKLPPVKAGGAQLQQVFLNMVLNAADAMAGEGTLRIATRRTAEGDQEWVEIDFADSGHGISEEDLPKIFEPFFTTKPVGKGTGLGLAISYGIIEDHGGNIKVKSEVGKGTTFTIRLPISPEHDAQR; this is translated from the coding sequence ATGAGAAAAGACGAGCCCTTCAGCTCACTGACCGGCAAGCTCCTCATCGCCATCGGGACTCTCGTCCTCGTGGTGAGCAGCGTCTTCTGGTTTTTCCTGATCAAGTACCAGGAGAAAGAGCTGCTGAAGAGCTTTGTACGGTACGGCACGTCCTTTACGGATAACGTGAAGAAGAGCACCCGCTACGGGATGCTCACCTCCGAGAGCCTTATCATCCAGCAGACCATCGAGGCGGTCGCGTCCACCGAGGGAGTGATGAGGGTGCGGATCTACAACTGCACCGGCCGCATTGCGCACTCCTCTCTCAAGGAAGAGAGGGGGGCGACGCTCCCCCTTACCGCGCCGGCCTGCGCCGCCTGCCATGCCGGGCAGAGGCCTGCCGCGGCCCAGAAGTGGTTCATCAGCAAGGGTGACGGGGGATTCAGGGTGCTCAACGTGGTGCAGCCCGTCTATAACGAGCCTGCCTGCTACGTCTCTTCCTGCCATGTGCATCCCCGGAACAAGAGGGTTCTCGGCTTCGTCGAGGCCAATTTTTCGCTCGAGCTCATGGATATGGCGATCGAACAGCAGAGCTTCGCTATTTCGGCGTACGTCCTGGTCTTTCTCGGGGTGCTCTCGGTGGTGCTCTGCACGATCCTCTGGAAGCTCGTCTCGACGCCCGTGCATATGCTCGCCGAGGGCATGAGAAAGGTTGCGGCCGGCGACCTCGACCACAAGGTCATAATCAATACGAAAGACGAGATGGGGGAGCTCGCGCAATCGTTCAATGCCATGACCGAGGACCTCTCCCGTGCCAAGGGGGAGCTTCTCGATTGGGGCCGCATGCTCGAAAGGAGGGTGGCGGAGAAGACGGATATGATCAAGCGGACGCAGGCCCATTTGATCCAATCCGAAAAGCTCGCCTCCCTCGGCAGGCTCGCTGCCGGGGTAGCGCATGAGATCAACAACCCGCTCACCGGCATCGTCACCTTCGGCCATCTGCTCTACCGGAAATTCCCGGAGGGGAGCGAAGAGAAAGAGGATGTGAAGCTCATCATCGAGCAGGCGGAGCGCTGCTCCAATATCATCAAGGGCCTCCTCGGCTTTGCGCGCGGCGCTTCCCCTGAAAAGACCGATGCGGATATCAATGTCCTGCTCAAGGGCTCGCTCGACATCATCGGCCACAAGGCCGATTTCTTCAATATAAAAATAGTGGTAGACCTCGCCGATAAGCTCCCGCCGGTCAAGGCAGGCGGCGCGCAGCTGCAGCAGGTCTTCCTGAACATGGTCCTGAATGCCGCCGATGCCATGGCAGGAGAGGGGACGCTCCGGATCGCGACGCGGAGGACAGCTGAGGGAGACCAGGAGTGGGTCGAGATCGATTTTGCCGATTCAGGGCACGGCATCTCCGAAGAGGACCTCCCGAAGATATTCGAGCCCTTCTTCACCACCAAGCCGGTCGGCAAGGGCACCGGTCTCGGTCTCGCAATCAGCTATGGCATAATAGAGGACCACGGTGGTAATATTAAAGTAAAAAGCGAGGTGGGGAAGGGAACGACGTTCACCATACGGCTCCCGATCAGCCCTGAACATGATGCCCAAAGGTAA
- a CDS encoding response regulator: MMPKGKILVVDDEEIVRISCNRLLTPEGYDVKTVKSATDAFALLKAEPFDLVLTDLKMPDIDGIEVLRRVKEEWPHIEVVMITGYQTITSAVQAIKLGAFDYLEKPFTPDSILATVENALKQKREDGPPL, encoded by the coding sequence ATGATGCCCAAAGGTAAAATTCTTGTCGTCGATGATGAAGAAATAGTCCGTATAAGCTGCAACCGTCTCCTTACGCCGGAAGGCTATGACGTCAAGACCGTAAAGAGCGCTACCGATGCATTTGCGCTGCTCAAAGCGGAGCCCTTCGACCTCGTCCTTACCGACCTGAAGATGCCCGATATCGACGGCATCGAAGTGCTCAGGAGGGTCAAGGAAGAGTGGCCGCATATCGAGGTGGTCATGATTACCGGATACCAGACGATCACCTCTGCCGTGCAGGCGATCAAGCTCGGCGCCTTCGATTACCTCGAGAAGCCGTTCACCCCCGACAGCATACTGGCGACGGTAGAGAACGCCCTTAAACAGAAGCGGGAGGACGGGCCTCCTCTCTAG
- a CDS encoding PAS domain S-box protein — translation MRRQDEQLAALGESNSDMLHQLETALERNVDLYKTTREQLSRITVIYELTKAILSIRDFDELLKRITVETTHLFNAQGCIIRLIEEGMLRVKAYYGFPEEIMNSITLGMGEGLAGKVAAEGKTLLADASADFGALSQHMQIKSALCTPLKIGEQIIGTFGLYDKKAASGDGSELIVPFTEEDMITLEGFASIAAIVIDKSILYEKAVRQEREAIEAKKRGEELRDYLQGFIDNTADAIVTTTLDGVITSWNLGAERIYGFTRQEALGKFLPFVPDFLVEVEKSYNERVKRGETIKDIETVRKTKDGRLIDVNLTLSQIKDASGTIIGISGIARDITERKRIEKDLLNKNAVLSKLFLISSAMRGTLELDKLLRMVLTAVTMGDGLGFNRAMLFLVNDEGNILKGAMGVGPASHEEAWEIWSRLTMEQKSLHSIMEEIEMGPLRKDSFMDRLCCGVAVSLDSATILTKAVKEKRAFNVTDVHAEPLSDPVLIQQLGTIAYAVLPLISRDRVIGVLWVDNIYTGRPITEHDMEFLRGFTDQMASAIENARLFEHVAQAEQELENIFESISDLLYFNSSDYTIKKVNKAVVAKLGKPADTIVGKKCYELFHGTPGPWKKCPHHKTITTKQPSVEEIEDPVLGGTFLVSSSPIFDKAGELLGTVHIARDVTEIKKLREKVAIADRMAALGEMAAKVAHEIRNPLLSIGGFARRLEKRLDTDLKEYARIIVDEVSRLEGILNDTLSFVKSSKIKKGAFDLGELIDGILNLLEPAAHERGNTLIKNMPAAVPVNADYDRLKEVLLNLVTNANQATDTGMITVRAYTAALPVPPDLPGHSTERSEVVIEIADNGCGIREEDVGRIFDPFFTTRPTGTGLGLSITKRIVEEHGGRIEVASTWGGGTKFKIYIPSEEA, via the coding sequence ATGAGAAGACAGGACGAACAGCTCGCAGCCCTCGGCGAGAGCAACAGCGATATGCTGCACCAGCTCGAGACCGCGCTCGAAAGAAATGTCGATCTGTATAAAACCACGCGCGAGCAGCTCAGCCGCATCACCGTCATCTATGAGCTGACGAAGGCGATCCTCTCGATCCGCGACTTCGACGAATTGCTGAAGAGGATCACGGTGGAGACGACGCATCTCTTCAATGCGCAGGGCTGTATCATCCGCCTCATCGAGGAGGGCATGCTCAGGGTCAAGGCATACTACGGCTTTCCCGAGGAGATCATGAACTCCATAACCCTCGGCATGGGCGAAGGTCTCGCCGGAAAGGTCGCGGCCGAGGGGAAGACGCTCCTCGCCGACGCCTCGGCGGATTTCGGCGCCCTGTCGCAGCATATGCAGATAAAATCGGCCCTCTGCACCCCCCTGAAGATCGGGGAGCAGATCATCGGCACCTTCGGTCTGTATGACAAGAAGGCGGCCTCGGGCGACGGCAGCGAGCTGATCGTCCCGTTTACCGAAGAAGACATGATCACCCTCGAAGGGTTCGCTTCGATAGCGGCGATCGTCATCGATAAATCGATCCTCTACGAGAAGGCGGTGCGGCAGGAGCGGGAGGCGATCGAGGCGAAGAAGCGGGGCGAGGAGCTGCGCGACTACCTCCAGGGATTCATCGACAATACCGCCGATGCGATCGTGACGACCACGCTCGACGGCGTCATCACCTCCTGGAACCTCGGCGCCGAGAGGATCTACGGGTTCACCCGGCAGGAGGCGCTCGGGAAGTTCCTCCCCTTTGTGCCCGATTTCCTCGTGGAGGTCGAAAAGAGCTACAATGAACGCGTTAAGCGGGGCGAAACGATAAAAGATATCGAGACCGTGCGGAAGACAAAGGACGGCCGCCTGATCGATGTCAACCTCACCCTCTCGCAGATCAAGGACGCTTCGGGCACCATCATCGGCATCAGCGGCATCGCCCGGGATATCACGGAGCGGAAGCGGATAGAGAAAGACCTGCTGAACAAGAACGCGGTGCTCTCCAAGCTCTTCCTCATAAGCTCGGCCATGCGCGGCACCCTGGAGCTCGACAAGCTGCTCAGGATGGTGCTCACCGCCGTCACCATGGGAGACGGGCTGGGGTTCAACCGCGCCATGCTCTTTCTCGTGAACGATGAAGGGAATATCCTGAAGGGCGCCATGGGCGTGGGCCCGGCGAGCCACGAAGAGGCGTGGGAGATATGGTCGCGCCTGACCATGGAGCAGAAGAGCCTCCACTCGATCATGGAGGAGATCGAGATGGGCCCCCTGAGAAAGGACTCCTTCATGGACCGGCTCTGCTGCGGGGTGGCCGTCTCCCTCGACTCCGCTACGATCCTTACCAAGGCGGTGAAGGAGAAGCGGGCCTTCAACGTCACCGATGTCCATGCCGAGCCGCTCTCCGATCCCGTGCTCATTCAACAGCTCGGCACGATTGCGTACGCGGTGCTCCCGCTGATATCGAGGGACCGGGTCATCGGCGTGCTCTGGGTCGATAACATCTATACCGGACGGCCTATTACCGAACACGATATGGAGTTCCTGCGGGGATTTACCGACCAGATGGCCTCCGCCATCGAGAACGCCCGTCTCTTCGAGCACGTGGCCCAGGCGGAGCAGGAGCTCGAGAATATCTTCGAATCCATTTCGGACCTCCTCTACTTCAACAGCAGCGATTATACGATCAAGAAAGTGAACAAGGCGGTGGTGGCGAAGCTCGGCAAGCCCGCGGACACGATCGTCGGAAAGAAGTGCTATGAGCTCTTTCATGGTACACCGGGACCCTGGAAGAAGTGCCCCCACCACAAGACGATCACGACCAAGCAGCCCTCTGTCGAGGAGATCGAGGACCCGGTGCTCGGCGGGACCTTTCTCGTCTCGAGCTCTCCCATCTTCGACAAGGCCGGGGAGCTCCTCGGCACCGTGCATATCGCCAGGGATGTCACCGAGATCAAGAAGCTGCGCGAGAAGGTCGCGATCGCGGACCGCATGGCCGCACTCGGCGAGATGGCGGCCAAGGTGGCGCACGAGATCCGCAACCCGCTGCTCTCGATCGGCGGGTTCGCGCGACGGCTCGAAAAACGCCTCGACACCGACCTCAAAGAGTACGCCAGGATCATCGTTGATGAAGTGAGCCGCCTCGAGGGAATCCTGAACGATACGCTCAGCTTTGTCAAAAGCTCGAAGATAAAGAAGGGCGCCTTTGACTTGGGCGAGCTGATCGACGGCATTCTGAACCTGCTCGAACCCGCAGCGCACGAACGGGGCAACACCCTGATAAAAAATATGCCCGCCGCCGTCCCTGTCAATGCCGATTATGACCGTCTGAAAGAGGTGCTCCTCAATCTCGTCACCAATGCGAACCAGGCGACCGATACCGGCATGATCACGGTGCGCGCCTATACCGCAGCACTGCCGGTGCCACCCGACCTGCCGGGGCATTCGACCGAAAGGAGCGAGGTGGTTATCGAGATCGCGGACAACGGGTGCGGCATCCGGGAGGAAGACGTAGGGCGCATTTTCGATCCCTTCTTCACCACCCGGCCCACCGGCACCGGCCTCGGGCTCTCGATCACCAAGAGAATTGTCGAGGAGCACGGCGGGAGAATTGAGGTTGCGAGCACCTGGGGCGGCGGCACGAAATTCAAAATTTACATACCTTCAGAGGAGGCGTGA
- a CDS encoding ATP-binding protein has protein sequence MMFNHKRSLESLAGKLIFSIGSLMVIMGLLFAYTFNRQYPGVSLFEVLLYGGPFVIIVSFVLCLILYNFVTKPISYLVDGMDRLGKGDMDFRINLTTKDEIGMLARSFDSMAEELKEYRSKMEDWTKRLEEEVQKKTEEIYKAQEQLINAEKLASLGRMAAGVAHEINSPLTGIVTFSHLMLKRTPPEKQQDIEDLNIIIDQAERCSKIIKGLLGFSRKTASEKAPVNLNTLVENTLAMVRNQAKFYNIEFDIRFAQEIPEITVDPNQIQQVFLNLLINAADAMDKRGRITIGTRLVEHEGTRFIEMEFTDSGHGIPEEIQGRIFEPFFTTKPTGKGTGLGLAVSYGIIKKHGGNILVRSTPGQGSSFFIRFPVAEPVAAEPEA, from the coding sequence ATGATGTTTAATCATAAGCGGTCATTGGAGTCCCTCGCCGGGAAGCTCATCTTCTCCATAGGCAGCCTGATGGTCATCATGGGCCTGCTCTTCGCTTATACGTTCAACCGGCAGTATCCGGGTGTCAGCCTCTTCGAGGTCCTCCTTTACGGCGGCCCCTTTGTCATCATCGTCTCCTTCGTCCTCTGTCTTATCCTCTACAACTTCGTCACCAAGCCCATCTCCTATCTCGTGGACGGTATGGACCGGCTCGGGAAGGGCGACATGGACTTCCGGATCAATCTTACCACCAAGGACGAAATAGGGATGCTGGCCCGCTCCTTCGATTCCATGGCCGAGGAGCTGAAGGAATACCGGAGCAAGATGGAAGACTGGACCAAGCGGCTCGAGGAAGAGGTCCAGAAGAAGACGGAGGAGATCTACAAGGCGCAGGAGCAGCTCATCAATGCGGAGAAGCTCGCCTCCCTGGGCCGCATGGCTGCCGGCGTGGCGCACGAGATCAACAGTCCGCTCACCGGCATCGTCACCTTTTCCCACCTGATGCTCAAGCGCACCCCGCCCGAGAAGCAGCAGGACATCGAGGACCTGAATATCATCATCGACCAGGCCGAGCGCTGTTCGAAGATCATCAAGGGCCTCCTCGGCTTCTCCCGCAAGACCGCCTCTGAAAAGGCGCCGGTCAACCTGAACACCCTCGTCGAGAATACGCTCGCGATGGTGCGGAACCAGGCGAAATTCTACAACATCGAGTTCGACATACGGTTTGCGCAGGAGATCCCGGAGATCACGGTCGACCCGAACCAGATCCAGCAGGTCTTCCTGAACCTCCTCATCAATGCCGCCGACGCCATGGACAAAAGGGGGAGGATCACCATAGGGACGCGGCTGGTCGAGCACGAAGGGACCAGGTTTATAGAAATGGAGTTCACCGATTCGGGGCACGGGATTCCCGAAGAGATACAGGGCAGGATTTTCGAGCCGTTCTTCACCACCAAACCTACGGGCAAGGGCACCGGGCTCGGCCTTGCGGTGAGCTACGGCATTATCAAGAAGCACGGCGGCAATATCTTGGTAAGGAGCACGCCGGGGCAGGGCTCGAGCTTCTTTATCCGCTTCCCCGTGGCGGAACCGGTCGCTGCGGAGCCCGAGGCGTAG